The following proteins are encoded in a genomic region of Pectinophora gossypiella chromosome 6, ilPecGoss1.1, whole genome shotgun sequence:
- the LOC126367551 gene encoding ankyrin repeat and MYND domain-containing protein 2, which produces MEAKKEENSTQEKTLFDAIAQEDLTEFKNILAQYKGSVDMLDENGMTALQHAAYKGNKDMVQLLLDRGADVNTGQHEYNYTALHFGALSGNSEVCKLLLDAGAKPTATNTVGRSAAQMAAFVGNHHTVATINNFVPRSEIAYYSVPQGQQSEPHLPAFLVDPLHKFVLGVNVHPVRLALNIQHIPGLLENADKCSKVLEMLCKKEMTRGGDTNEVMAFKYHYLSYVLREIHNIKDKKPSSDKEDKKHDIVEVFSKKLLKPGKDGVSLDLMDTFLKDCVREFPYRECTTFHQMVSSLTSKDPPPALTVINCTINGQRGFVDAIPYCSTCGEEKPAKKCSKCKSVQYCDRECQRLHWFVHKKACNRESSAPTSTATGKANIDVQELSSELQNLVAG; this is translated from the exons ATGGAGGCCaagaaagaagaaaattctACCCAGGAGAAGACACTGTTTGACGCTATAGCCCAAGAAGACCTAACAGAATTCAAGAACATTCTCGCCCAATACAAGGGCAGTGTCGATATGCTCGATGAAAATGGCATGACTGCGCTCCAACACGCCGCTTATAAGGGCAACAAGGATATGGTCCAATTGCTCCTGGACAGA ggTGCGGATGTGAATACTGGTCAACACGAGTACAACTACACGGCACTTCATTTTGGAGCATTGTCTGGCAACTCCGAGGTCTGCAAGCTGCTCCTGGACGCAGGTGCTAAACCTACAGCAACTAACACTGTGGGCCGCTCCGCTGCCCAAATGGCTGCCTTTGTCGGTAACCACCATACAGTGGCAACTATCAATAACTTTGTACCTCGTAGTGAAATCGCCTACTACTCTGTTCCGCAAGGGCAGCAGTCAGAACCACATTTACCAGCATTCCTAGTAGACCCTCTACATAAGTTTGTCCTGGGTGTCAATGTCCACCCTGTTAGATTAGCATTGAACATTCAGCATATACCTGGGCTTCTAGAAAATGCTGACAAATGTAGCAAAGTATTAGAAATGTTGTGTAAGAAAGAAATGACAAGAGGAGGAGATACCAATGAAGTGATGGCATTTAAGTATCACTATCTCTCATATGTTCTTAgagaaatacataatataaaagacaAGAAACCAAGTTCAGATAAAGAGGACAAGAAACATGACattgtggaggtgttttcaaAAAAGCTGCTAAAACCTGGTAAAGATGGTGTGTCTCTGGATCTGATGGATACATTCCTGAAGGATTGTGTGAGGGAGTTTCCTTACAGAGAGTGCACTACGTTCCACCAGATGGTGTCTTCCCTGACCAGTAAAGACCCTCCTCCAGCATTAACAGTGATTAACTGCACAATTAATGGGCAGAGAGGGTTTGTGGATGCTATCCCCTACTGCAGCACTTGTGGGGAAGAAAAACCAGCAAAGAAGTGCTCTAAGTGCAAATCAGTGCAGTACTGTGACCGTGAATGTCAGCGTCTGCACTGGTTCGTACATAAGAAGGCCTGCAACAGAGAGAGTAGTGCCCCTACATCTACTGCCACTGGCAAAGCTAACATTGATGTCCAAGAGCTTTCATCTGAGCTGCAAAACTTAGTAGCTGGATAG